The window CTCTGATCCAAAAGAAACCCAGGTGGCCTTGACAGACATTTATTTAGTGTAACTTTTAATAAGAGGTCATTATTCATTCTaaacactgagaaaaaaaattCAGGCTTTTCCAACTGTATGTTGTTAATTCGGGTACCAGAGGAGCATTTGTCAGGACCAGAGTTTAGTGTCTCCTGTACAGGTTTTTGTCCCCGTCTTCATCacgtcctgttttattttgaactcTGGTGGGTGTCATCCGCATCTTCCCGACaagtcttcctcctgtgtaaTTGGGTAACGTCTCTATtccgtctccctccacctcctctttatAAGCTGTTTCTTCGCCCTTCCGTCTCGGATAGACCGCTCCGcgtcagaatgctggtctacttgtggtccctaGAGTCTCTAGatgtagaatggggggccagcATTTAGCAACCAGTAAgctccctgctatggaacctctcctctcctcttctttcctttcctttcctttcctttcctttcctttcctctcctctcctcactaaGTAGACAAGTGAtgttatttcctgtgtagtttttctgctcccccccctttTGTATTCATCTAAAGAATTACATGTGAAGTTTCAGCGGTAAgaagctccaccatcagagTTTCAGCATTTAATCCTCACAATCTCGCAAAAGGGCTATATTTTGtacccagcgagttcagaactgaagaagccttctggatagaaggcgaaacatcttcaaaagagaaaaaaaacggtccagttgacacagaaaactaccttgaatagacACGCAAAACACAACGATGGCTGGGATCAAAGCATATAGACTTTGTTCAGAGTCAAAACATTAAGAAATACCAAAGCCGAAAGACATACATGAAGACATCAAAGTCAAGATGGATTAAAGAATCTTGAAAGACAAAGGTATAGTCAAAGCTTCCCTGCTCAATATACtaacaacaaacaaatgtgCAACATTGGCTGTTGAGCTGTCGTACAGAGCAGAAATGGGCATCTCTTCACATGAACGCAAACGTGAGGAATCGTCAAAATCAGGTGACTACACCATCAGAGAAGccaaatccatgtttttcatGCTGGTCTGATTCATTTGTACAAAAGTTTAAAGCAGACTGGTTTTACCTCACAATCAGAGAACAGCACCAGTCCAAccaccagcagaggggaggacggTAGGCCGGTGTGCAAAAAGAGGAAGGTCAGCTCTGAGTGCAGGCGAACGGTCTGCAGCAAACCCACTCCTCGAGTGGGACCGAAGGAGGTGTCAAACCggggcagaaaaagaaaggcCCAGTCATACCCAGAAGCacccaggaagagacagaagactGAATCAGTGACGGTTCCCCACAATGTGTTCTCTTTTCCTGAGCTGTGGCCATCAATCACAGCAAAGCCCAAGCATATCTTGGAGCCAatcagcagaggtgaggttattgtggagagtgtgtgtgtgtgtgtgtgtgtgtgtgcactacAGCTGTAGTAAATCTGTATTTGCAGAAGAATATGAGAAACACTACATCGAAGTTTcacagctgggagaaggaggtTTTGGAACGGTGTATTGCGGTTATATAAGGGACGATTTATTTCCAGtaagtatttttatttgaatcacaccaaacacacatacacatataacATCATTGATCTCCTTGAcacattatttttttcttacagGTGGCAATCAAGCACATCGATAAAGACTTGGTCAAGTACCAGCCAGTGGTACGGCTAACTTTGATCCTACCATCAGCTGTCGAGCTTAGTGTGGAGCTGTTCCTTTTTCATTGATGACCAGCAGTAAACCACAGACGAGCATGTTGTGTTCCTCTCCTCAGGTGATAAACGGTGAGCAACGCTGCGTCCCAATGGAGATGATACTGATGGTGATGACGGCAGGGGACTCTGTAGGGGGAAATGCAGTCGTCTCCCCATGAGCATGGACTAATGGATGATGAAGTCCTACTGATCATGGAGAGGCCAGAGAACTGCATGAACCTGTTCGACTACAACAATGGCCAAATAGACGAAGGCCTGGCTAAGGTAATAATGCTGGCTGTCGTGTTAGGGTGGACCGCCTCCCACCGCTGCAGAGCTCAGTCTGATAATATCTTTGGATGttctttaactcttctttctgtccatcaggaattcatgaggcagctggtggaagctgcaaTTCAAATCCATAAGGCAGCCGTTTTCCACCACGATCTAAAACCAGAAAACATTCTCATCCAATTCTATGATGCTTGGCACATTCCTCGAGTGCGCGTCATtgactttggttgtggctgGTTTGTGACGCCGGGATATTGCAGCTACTCCGGTATGGCTGAACTCATGCTGACGTTTGATTTGGAGCTTTTCAGTGGACAATTTaattcaaaacctttttcttttctcacaggAACCTATTGCTTTAGGCCTCCAGAGTTTAAACACCGGGGAATCTATGAAGCTGGCCCGACCACCGTCTGGCAACTtggctgcatcctcctccaactACTCAGTGAAAATACTGACTTGTTTATAAGAGGGATGCAGCACTGTGAACATTTCCTCATGTACACCATAATGGAGTTGAAAGTGACTGAAGGTAAAGAGATGctactgcttcttttctttattaatattttgcaatTGTCTGAACTTGTAATTAACAAATGCAGCATTCGTGCTAACAgtcacttttctctccgtctaCCTTCCTAAGAAGTTTTTGATGAGCTGTTTGCTAGTCAATCCGGATCAGCGTCTTACCCTGGGACAGATGTGGTGCCACCCGTGGTTCCATTGACAGCTGATGTCCCtctattttactttaattttcTGGAAATGTGAACCTTATAATGATATGTAACCATTTATCACTACTGTCTGAATAAACACACTATTTTCCTACATCTCACAATACCTGAGAAAATGACTggtgtctggtctctgctttgtttctaggtAACTATTTTAATTATACACCCATCCCAGATGGGCCAACATGGGGACCATGTGGTGGGCTTGGGGCTGGGTGAATGCTTTTAGAGGTTACCCAATAAATGTTACCCATGTGTTGGTGtcaaactgctgaaaaaaacaagtctgaggCTCTGATCCAAAAGAAACCCAGGTGGCCTTGACAGACATTTATTTAGTGTAACTTTTAATAAGAGGTCATTATTCATTCTaaacactgagaaaaaaaaattaaggcTTATCCAACTGTATGTTGTTAATTCGGGTACCAGAGGAGCATTTGTCAGGACCAGAGTTTAGTGTCTCCTGTACAGGTTTTTGTCCCCGTCTTCATCacgtcctgttttattttgaactcTGGTGGGTGTCATCCGCATCTTTCCGACaagtcttcctcctgtgtaaTTGGGTAACGTCTCTATtccgtctccctccacctcctctttatAAGCTGTTTCTTCGCCCTTCCGTCTCAGATAGACCGCTCCGcttcagaatgctggtctacttgtggtccctaGAGTCTCTAGatgtagaatggggggccagcATTTAGCAACCAGTAAGCTCCCGGCTATggaacctctcctctcctcttctttctcctctctctcctctcctcttctttctctcctctcctctcctctcctctcctctcctctcctctcctctcctcactaaGTAGACAAGTGAtgttatttcctgtgtagtttttctgctccccccctttTGTATTCATCTAAAGAATTACATGTGAAGTTTCAGCGGTAAgaagctccaccatcagagTTTCAGCATTTAATCCTCACAATCTCGCAAAAGGGCTATATTTTGtacccagcgagttcagaactgaagaagccttctggatagaaggcgacacatcttcaaaagagaaaaaaaacggtccagttgacacagaaaactaccttgaatagacACGCAAAACACAACGATGGCTGGGATCAAAGCATATAGACTTTGTTCAGagtcaaaacattaaagaaataccAAAGCCGAAAGACATACATGAAGACATCAAAGTCAAGATGGATTAAAGAATCTTGAAAGACAAAGGTATAGTCAAAGCTTCCCTGCTCAATATACtaacaacaaacaaatgtgCAACATTGGCTGTTGAGCTGTCGTACAGAGCAGAAATGGGCATCTCTTCACATGAACGCAAACGTGAGGAATCGTCAAAATCAGGTGACTACACCATCAGAGAAGccaaatccatgtttttcatGCTGGTCTGATTCATTGTACAAAAGTTTAAAGCAGACTGGTTTTACCTCAAAATCAGAAACAGCACCAGTCCAAccaccagcagaggggaggacggTAGACCGTTTGCAAAAAGAGGAAGGTCAGCTCTGAGTGCAGGAGAACGGTTTGTAGCAAACCCACTCCTCGAGTGGGACCGAAGGAGGTGTCAAACCggggcagaaaaagaaaggcCCAGTCATACCCAGAAGCacccaggaagagacagaagactgaatcagtgatggttccccacaaTGTGTTCTCTTTTCCTGAGCTGTGGCCATCAATCACAGCAAAGCCCAAGCATGTCTTGGTgcccatcagcagaggtgagcttattgtggagggtgtgtgtctgtgtgtgtttgtgtgcacaacAGCTGTAGTAAATCTGTATTTGCAGAAGAATATGAGAAACACTACATCGAAGTTTcacagctgggagaaggaggtTTTGGAACGGTGTATTGCGGTTATATAAGGGACGATTTATTTCCAGtaagtatttttatttgaatcacaccaaacacacatccACATATAATCATCACTGATCTCCTTGAcacatgatttttttcttaCAGGTGGCAATCAAGCACATCGATAAAGACTTGGTCAAGTACCAGCCAGTGGTAAGGCTAACTTTGATCCTACCATCAGCTGTTGAGCTTAGTGTGGAGCTGTTCCTTTTTCATTGATGACCAGCAGTAAACACAGACGAGCatgttgtgttcctctcttcAGGTGATAAACGGTGAGCGACGCTGCGTCCCAATGGAGATGGTACTAATGGCGATGACAGCAGGGGACTCTGTAGGGGGAAATGCAGTCGTCTCCCCTAAGCATGGACTAATGGGTGATGAAGTCCTACTGATCATGGAGAGGCCAGAGAACTGCATGAACCTGTTCGACTACAACAATGGCCAAATAGACGAAGGCCTGGCTAAGGTAATAATGCTGGCTATCGTGTTAGGGTGGACCGCCTCCCACCGCTGCAGAGCTCAGTCTGATAATATCTTTGGATGttctttaactcttctttctgtccatcaggaattCATGAGGCAGCTGGTAAAGCTGCAATTCAAATCCATAAGGCAGCCGTTTTCCACCACGATCTAAAACCAGAAAACATTCTCATCCAATTCTATGATGCTTGGCACATTCCTCGAGTGCGCATCAGTGACTTCGTTGTGGCTGGTTTGTGACGCCGGGATATTGCAGCTACTCCGGTACGGCTGAACTCATGCTGACGTCTGATTTGGAGCTTTTCAGTGGACAATTTaattcaaaacctttttcttttctcacaggAACCTATTGCTTTAGGCCTCCAGAGTTTAAACACACCGGGAATCTATGAAGCTGGCCCGACCACCGTCTGGCAACTtggctgcatcctcctccaactACTCAGTGAAAATACTGACTTGTTTATAAGAGGGATGCAGCACTGTGAACATTTCCTCATGTACACCATAATGGAGTTGAAAGTGACTGAAGGTAAAGAGATGctactgcttcttttctttattaatattttgcaatTGTCTGAACTTGTAATTCACAAATGCAGCATTCGTGCTAACAGTCACTTTTCTCTGCGTCTACCTTCCTAAGAAGTTTTTGATGAGCTGTTTGCTAGTCAATCCGGATCAGCGTCTTACCCTGGGACAGATGTGGTGCCACCCGTGGTTCCATTGACAGCTGATGTCCCtctattttactttaattttcTGGAAATGTGAACCTTATAATGATATATAACCATTTATCACTACTGTCTGAATAAACACACTATTTTCCTACATCTCACCATACCTGAGAAAATGACTggtgtctggtctctgctttgtttctaggtAACTATTTTAATTATACACCCATCCCAGATGGGCCAACATGGGGACCATGTGGTGGGCTTGGGGCTGGGTGAATGCTTTTAGAGGTTACTCAATAAATGTCACCCATGTTTTGGTGTCgaactgctgaaaaaaacaagtctgaggCTCTGATCCAAAAGAACCCAGGTGGCCTTGACAGACATTTATTTAGTGTAACTTTTAATAAGAGGTCATTATTCATTCTAAACACTGAGAAAAAAATTAAGGCTTTTCCAACTGTATGTTGTTAATTCGGGTACCAGAGGAGCATTTGTCAGGACCAGAGTTTAGTGTCTCCTGTAGAGGTTCTTGTCCCCGTCTTCATCacgtcctgttttattttgaactcTGGTGGGTGTCATCCGCATCTTCCCGACaagtcttcctcctgtgtaGTTGGGTAACGTCTCTATtccgtctcctccacctcctctttatAAGCTGTTTCTTTTCCGCCTTCCGTCTCggatagaccgctccgctctcagaatgctggtctacttgtggtccctagagtctctagaggtagaatggggggccgagcatttagcaaCCAGTAAgctccctgctatggaacctctcctctcctctccccctccttctccttttcctctccctctcctcttcttcctctcctctttcccctcctcctcttctcctctcctctacctccccttcactctacttctcctctcctttacccctctcctctcctctcctacctatcctatcctctacctgtcctcccccttctcctctctctctaccccccccccccatcagcaggagggtccccctacacgagcctggtcctgctcaaggtttcttcctgttaaaggggagtttttccttgccactgttgcttgtctggggtcaggccctgggattctgggaagcgccttgaaacaatcttgattgtataagacgctatattaataaagattgattgattgattgaatggaTGATTCAAAGTCTACAAATAAGATGGTGGGAGAGAGGATATGGTAGAATATGAGAGGGaagatagagggagagagaaaagagggagatgagagggagaacatggaagagagaaagaggtgacAAGACAGGGGGGgatcagaggagagaggacaagaGAGCAATGAAGGTCTAATCCTACAGACAAATcagtaaaaaaaagtgaaacactTGGATGTACATTAGTAATGTATCTGCTGTTAAGTTGATATACGAGATGATATACTAGATTTACAGTAACTACAAAGTTTAATTTCTGTTGCAGCTACAGACATCCGAAAACGGAGACCTTGGAGTGAAGAAGAGAAGGCAGCTGTCTGGAGACAGTTAGAGACCAACATCATTTTGCAGAAAGTTCCTGGAAAACAATTGTGTCTTGATGCAATTGAGGCAGAACCAGTTCTCCACCAACGCACATGGAAAGGTGTTAAATATCAGGTTCACAACAGGATTGCAAATGAGAAACGGAGGGCTAAAGTTCACTTTGATTAATAAGGTCCTGCAGAATTTTTTCTctgccctcttttttttaaattagcagataagatttttttgtttacaaGAGATTTTGAAGTTTTATTATGTAACTGTtttagtgttgttgttgtttagaaTTGTTGAATATgttgaataaaataattttactgTTCCTACATATTTTTAAACTTCCTTATATACATGATAAAATAAGACTAAGACTCTGACACTTCATAGAAGGTGCCCATTCAATCAATTAAGCACCTGGGCAGCTCTTTCTCTCAGCAAAGATGTGTTCAATAAAATTGGACATACATCTTTGTATTTTACTGGAACAGATTTAAAATTGAAGAAGACACAAATGTAACAGTAAACATATTGATGccaaaaatccacatttataaGTTCAGAACAATGTtataattttaattattataatataaaaatataattgTATTAATAAATATTCAAGAAGTAATTAATACCAACACAAGAATTACACGATGTATAATGCTAACAACTAAATATGAATCTTcatatgaaaacaaaaaaatccacactTGCATTATTAAAATTTCTTGATATTTAATTGAGTAGAAACAGTGAGGAAACACACTTCCTCTATCCGAAATCTACCTAGTAACAAAGGATGGTCCTCACAAGTTGGTCAGGAATTGTTTAGTTTTTTAACGTTGTGTTTTCTCACATTTGAAGTTACAGTCTGGCTCTATACTCCCATCTTGTGAAACATCAATAAAGACTTGGTCAAGTACCAGCCAGTGGTAAGGCTAACTTTGATCCTACCATCAGCTGTTGAGCTTAGTGTGGAGCTGTTCCTTTTTCATTGATGACCAGCAGTAAACCACAGACGAGCATGTTGTGTTCCTCTCCTCAGGTGATAAACGGTGAGCGACGCTGCGTCCCAATGGAGATGGTACTGATGGCGATGACAGCAGGGGACTCTGTAGGGGGAAATGCAGTCGTCTCCCCATAAGCATGGACTAATGGATGATGAAGTCCTACTGATCATGGAGAGGCCAGAGAACTGCATGAACCTGTTCGACTACAACAATGGCCAAATAGACGAAGGCCTGGCTAAGGTAATAATGCTGGCTATCGTGTTAGGGTGGACCGCCTCCCACCGCTGCAGAGCTCAGTCTGATAATATCTTTGGATGttctttaactcttctttctgtccatcaggaattcatgaggcagctggtggaagctgcaaTTCAAATCCATAAGGCAGCCGTTTTCCACCACGATCTAAAACCAGAAAACATTCTCATCCAATTCTATGATGCTTGGCACATTCCTCGAGTGcctttggttgtggctggtTTGTGACGCCGGGATATTGCAGCTACTCCGGTACGGCTGAACTCATGCTGACGTCTGATTTGGAGCTTTTCAGTGGACAATTTaattcaaaacctttttcttttctcacaggAACCTTTTGCTTTAGTCCTCCAGAGTTTAACTACCGGGGAATCTATGAAGCTGGCCCGACCACCGTCTGGCAACTCGGCTGCATCCTCCTGGAACTACTTAGTGCAAATACTGACTTGTTCACAACAGGGATGCGGC of the Takifugu flavidus isolate HTHZ2018 chromosome 19, ASM371156v2, whole genome shotgun sequence genome contains:
- the LOC130516061 gene encoding serine/threonine-protein kinase pim-2-like → MQSSPHEHGLMDDEVLLIMERPENCMNLFDYNNGQIDEGLAKEFMRQLVEAAIQIHKAAVFHHDLKPENILIQFYDAWHIPRVRVIDFGCGWFVTPGYCSYSGTYCFRPPEFKHRGIYEAGPTTVWQLGCILLQLLSENTDLFIRGMQHCEHFLMYTIMELKVTEEVFDELFASQSGSASYPGTDVVPPVVPLTADVPLFYFNFLEM